From Apium graveolens cultivar Ventura chromosome 9, ASM990537v1, whole genome shotgun sequence, the proteins below share one genomic window:
- the LOC141685372 gene encoding uncharacterized protein LOC141685372 encodes MGQYIMKSAYNVLRDNSMDANVGNKKSFWTRLWHLKILLKVKHFMWRVICDCLPTKDRLLSKWVEVDSKCPVCNLIDETSLHALGFCPVAALCCQLQGVRFDSAAINNTTDWVQEIYQHSGRSEVNKIFMIALMIWNNRNDVVWKQKGRGAKSSCRQGCVNPEMAEAIGIREALSWVKEHNWPQVVVESDCLGAIQANSCSSISLSYLGRIIDECKRLLLELKSRNATLRFVKRSANMVAHF; translated from the exons ATGGGGCAATATATAATGAAGAGTGCATACAACGTGCTCAGAGATAACTCTATGGATGCTAATGTGGGCAATAAAAAAAGTTTCTGGACCAGATTATGGCACTTGAAAATCCTGTTGAAGGTAAAGCATTTTATGTGGAGAGTGATTTGTGACTGTCTTCCTACAAAAGATCGTTTACTCAGCAAGTGGGTTGAGGTCGATAGCAAGTGTCCAGTCTGTAATTTAATCGATGAAACATCACTCCATGCTCTAGGTTTTTGTCCAGTGGCAGCTCTTTGTTGTCAACTTCAAGGTGTCCGTTTTGACAGTGCTGCTATTAACAATACAACGGACTGGGTGCAAGAGATTTATCAACACAGTGGTCGTTCTGAGGTCAACAAAATTTTTATGATAGCCTTGATGATCTGGAATAACAGGAACGACGTCGTATGGAAACAAAAGGGGAGGGGG GCTAAGTCTAGCTGCAGACAGGGGTGTGTAAACCCGGAAATGGCTGAAGCGATCGGAATAAGGGAAGCTCTAAGTTGGGTTAAGGAACACAACTGGCCACAGGTTGTAGTTGAATCTGACTGCCTTGGAGCAATTCAAGCTAATAGTTGTTCCTCAATTAGTCTATCATATTTAGGTAGAATAATTGATGAATGTAAGAGATTGCTTCTAGAGTTAAAGTCAAGAAATGCGACTTTACGTTTTGTTAAGCGATCCGCGAACATGGTAGCTCACTTCTAA